The Nostoc sp. PCC 7524 nucleotide sequence CCAATGCTTTCTATGTCGAAGGCTACGGGCTTGACAAATTCGCTGCCGGGTGCTGGGGTTTACGTCCTGTACGCAATAACAAAATAGGTTTACTTTTAGACCAAGGAATTGAACCAGAGTTAAGGCTGCGACACTTACAAGCAGCCGATGCAGCGCGGGCGACTCTGGGTTTAACTTTAACGGATTATGTAACTACTGATGCACCATTAAAAGTAGAATTACGGTCTGCGTCATCGGGTGCAAGTTGGGGAACTATTGGCAACCCAGATAGTTTACTCAGGGGAGCGGAAACATTAATTAAACAAGCTGGGGCAGAAGCGATCGCAGTTGTTGCCCGTTTCCCCGATAATATGGATGAGGAAGCAGTGCAGAACTACCGCCTAGGCAAGGGAGTAGATCCAATAGCAGGTGCAGAAGCCGTAATTAGCCATTTAATAGTCAGAAACTTTCAAATTCCTTGCGCCCATGCACCAGCCCTAGCTGCTGAACCTCCAGAGCTTAATTTATCGCCGCGATCGGCTGCGGAAGAATTAGGTTATACTTTTTTACCAAGCGTACTCGTAGGATTGAGTCGCGCCCCACAATTTATATTAGAAAAGGGATTAACAGCATCCCTCGCTGCTGATATTTGGGCAGAACAAGTAGATGCCATAATTATGCCAGCCACCGCCTGTGGTAGTAGTGCATTACTCAGCCTCAGTCAAAAGCCATGCCAAATCATCACTGTAGAGGAAAATCACACCCAAATCAAAGTACCTCCCCAACCATTGGGAATAAAATCTATACAAGTAAACTCATATTTAGAAGCAGTAGGAATATTAGTTGCCCACAAAGCAGGCATAAACCCAACTTCCCTAAATCCTAAAATAAATCCTTTGTCAAAATTCAAAAGTCATTAGTCATTAGTCATTAGTCAAAAGAAGTTCTTAATTTTTAATTGATTCGTCCCCATTCCCCAAACACCCGTGGTTGAACAACAAAAACAAGAGCCAGAAATTCCATACTTAACACGTACCCAAGTGCTAGTAGCGATGGGAGTCACTGCTACTTTGTTGTGGATAGTCGCCAAATTGTGGTTACGCTTTGGCAATTTTTTATTATTTGAATGGCACTGGTATCCTAGGGACTTTGCTTTAGGGCTGGGTGTGGGTGTAATGATTACAATTCTGAGTGGACTGACTTACCGCT carries:
- a CDS encoding DUF3326 domain-containing protein, which gives rise to MNHPYTVILIVPTGVGASIGGYAGDAIPVARLIAQVCDRLITHPNVLNGASLYWNIPNAFYVEGYGLDKFAAGCWGLRPVRNNKIGLLLDQGIEPELRLRHLQAADAARATLGLTLTDYVTTDAPLKVELRSASSGASWGTIGNPDSLLRGAETLIKQAGAEAIAVVARFPDNMDEEAVQNYRLGKGVDPIAGAEAVISHLIVRNFQIPCAHAPALAAEPPELNLSPRSAAEELGYTFLPSVLVGLSRAPQFILEKGLTASLAADIWAEQVDAIIMPATACGSSALLSLSQKPCQIITVEENHTQIKVPPQPLGIKSIQVNSYLEAVGILVAHKAGINPTSLNPKINPLSKFKSH